From the Solanum lycopersicum chromosome 10, SLM_r2.1 genome, one window contains:
- the LOC138339137 gene encoding uncharacterized protein — protein MTNNGVTVVVATPTPTLIHKQRNRVNSQKFTSEDTPVHADDMPDREKFMIIEAWKHADFLCKCYILNALEDELYNVYSAITTLKELLDALEKKYKTEDACLKKFVVAKFLDYKMVDSKTVGSQVQELQLILHDVIAEEMVVHEAFQVAAMIEKLTPSWNDFKNYLKHNHKEMKLEDLVNRLKIEEDNKNSERKSRKSSTIIRVNIIEEAPTKDKKRKKSNGRS, from the exons atgacAAACAATGGTGTTACAGTGGTTGTTGCTACACCAACCCCAACTCTTATACACAAGCAGAGAAACCGAgtaaattcacag aaatttacaagtgaagatactccagttcATGCcgatgatatgccagacagagaaaaattcatgattattgaagcatggaaacatgcagacttcctatgtaaatgCTACATTTTGAATGCTTTAGAGGATGaattatataatgtctatagtgcaataacaactttaAAAGAGTTGTTggatgcacttgagaagaaatataagacagaagatgcatgcttgaaaaagtttgtggtcgcaaagtttttagactataaaatggtagatagtaaaactgttggatcacaagtgcaagaacttcaacttattctccatgatgtGATTGCTGAAGAAATGGTAGTccatgaagcttttcaagtggctgcaatgatcgagaagttgactccttcgtggaatgatttcaagaattatctaaagcacaatcataaagaaatgaagcttgaagatcttgtgaatcgactcaagattgaggaagataacaaaaACTCCGAAAGGAagtcgcgtaagagttcaacaatcattcgagttaatattattgaagaagctcctaccaaagacaaaaagagaaagaagtccaacggcAGAAGTtag